The following nucleotide sequence is from Fibrobacter sp. UWR3.
TTCAATTCAGTCCAAGAGCTAGCTTTCTCTAAAATCGGCCTTGGAGAGAATGTCTCTGGCCTGTTCAATTTGCTTGAATAAAAAAAAGAGATGAATCCTGTTCACCTCTTTTTCTTTTTTGTAGCCTTTTCTTTTTTTACTTTACATCGTTCCACTTGCGGATGAGGCCGGTGTAGATATCCCGCAGCTTTGCAAGGGAAATGTTGGAAATCTGGTTCTGCTTGTTGACAATCACGGCGATGCCGTCCCGGGCGATGGTCTGGGGAGTCAGGGCTTCCAGTTCGCTGGGTTTCAGGTTGCGGCTAGCCATACCGATATCGCAGGTCCCTTCCTTGGCGGCCAGCATTCCCGAAGAGGAATCGTTGGTCTGGATTTCGATTTCCATTTCCGGATTCAGGGCCATGTAGGCCTCCTTGAGCTTTTCCATGACCGGGGACACGCTGGAAGAACCGGCGATGACGATCTTGCCCTTCAGTTTTTTGGCCTGGAACTTTTTGCCGTCGGAAACTCCGATATAGCCGTTGCCTTCGATAATGGCCTGGCCATCGGCACTCAGGATAAAGTCCACGAAGTCCTTTACGGCGTCGTTCATCTTGCCCTTGGTGGCGATGTTGAAGGGACGGGCGATGGGGTACTTGGCGGCCTTGATGTTTTCCTTGGTGGGGGCGAATCCGTCAATATCCAGGGCCTTCACGGAACCGTTCAGGGAACCTAGGGAAATGTAGCCGATGGCGTATTCGTTACCGGCTACGGAGCTCATGACACCCTGGGTGCCGTCGATGGTGATGGCTTCCTTGGTGGTATTGTCCTTCTTCTTTCCGTTCTGCTTGATAAGGGTGCCCACCAGTTCGGTAAAGGCGTCCCGGGTGCCGGAACCTGCTTCTCGCGCGATGACGGAAATATCCATTTGTTTGGCGGCGGGGGCTTCGGCGTTCTTTTCTTCGTTGTTCCCGTTGCAAGCGGCGGTAATACCCATTACGGCCAAACTAATTGCACAAACGGTTAAAGCCATTTTTTTCATTCTTGAATCTCCTTAGTTGGTTTTGAATGATGGCCACAAGTTAGACAAGGCGTGTAAAGTCCCAATAGTGGGTTGGGTAAAATCTTTGTAAAGCCTTCGCCCCTCTTTTATTCTTTTCAAGAACTTCACAAATATTTTACTTGGCCATCCCTTCAGTTTTTACAATGACAATCTAAGTTGATGCCGTCATTCAAACAGGGCTTGTCCCAAAGGAGTTCAAAATGACGATTAAGAAATCTTGCATCATCGCAGCTGTTGTTACGACTATCGGCATGGCTAGTGCCGCCGAAGAATCCAAGGCCAGTGGCTTTGACCTGACCGGAAATATCCAGACCCAGGCCTACAAGGCCCTTTACGATAACGAAAAGGAAAACACCCTGGATAAGTTCTGGTTCCGTGCCAACATCGGCGGAAAGTACAGCTCTGAAGATTTCGATGCCCAGGTGACTATCCGCATGTATGCCCCTCACTTTAACGGTGGCGCTGACCGTTTCCAGGCCGATACCTATTACGGCAATTACAAGTGGGCGGCTTCCGGACTGAACTTGAAACTGGGTCACTGGAAGACGGATACGGAAGGTGCCGGCAACTTCGGTGCTTACCTGGACAAGAACCTTTCTACGCGGGGCTTCCTCGCTCGTGACTATTCTCACGATGCCGTGGAGCTGGGCTGGAAAAAGGCCGGTAACCAGCTGAACGTAATGGTGGGTACCGATGACGAAAACTTCAACAAGGGTTACCTCCGCGTGAACGACGACTTGAAACTGGGAGATGCCCTGAAGCTCGGTCTGGGTTACCGTGCCAACGTGCTCGATCCGGTGCAGTATAGCGCTGTCCTTACCCATGTGGTGGATTTCCGGGTCCGCTACCAGGCCTCCAAGCAGCTGGCGGTATATGCAGAAGCGGCAGCTATCATGACCGGCGAAGACGACGAGGTGAATGCAGCTTCCATTGAAGCGGGCACTGCCGTAAAGCCCCTCTACGGTCAGGATACCCAGTACTTCCCGGTGTACGGCGGCGTGGAATTTCCTACCGGTGGTATTTTTGACAAGGCCTTTGCCGAAGTGGAATACGTCGCTAATCGTGACGAACTGAACACCGATGCCGATGAATTGGGTTGGGCCGTAGGTCTCGTGAAAAAGATCGGTTCCCACGGAAAAATCCAGGCGACGGTCTATAGCGAAAACGAAATGTCCGATGTAGGCTTCAGCGCCCGCCTCACGACTACCATCAAGTAATCCTATGAAACTCAGTTTATCCAATCCATTTAAGGAACGGGCCGCATCCACCATCTTCCTGGTCTCTGCGCTGGCAAGCATTCTGTTTGTGGCCCTGATCTGCGTGTTTCTTTTTGCAAATGGTGTCCCCGCCATTCTAAAGATAGGCGTTCCGGACTTTTTGTTCGGAAAGGAATGGGCCCCCACGGACGAGCCTGCGGTCTACGGGATTTTTCCCATGATTCTCGGCAGCCTCTACGTGACACTGGGGGCCCTAGCCATCGGTGTCTCGGTGGGGCTCCTGTCGGCCATATTCCTGGCCCGGTTCTGCTCCGAAAGGCTTCACAGGACCCTGAAACCCGCCGTGGAACTCCTGGCCGGCATTCCCTCGGTAATCTACGGCTTCTTTGGCCTGGTGGTTATCGTGCCCTTTGTGCGGCAGCACTTTGGCGGGAGCGGTTTCAGCATCTTGACGGCCTCGATCCTGCTTGGAATCATGATTTTACCGACCATCATTTCCGTTTCCGAAGCCGCCCTGCGGGCGGTCCCCAACAGCTACTACGAAGGTTCCCTGGCTCTCGGGGCCACCCACGAAAGGAGCGTGTTCTTCACGGTACTTCCGGCGGCCACGTCGGGAATCGTGGCGGGCATTATCCTGGGCTTTGGCAGGGCTATTGGCGAAACCATGGCGGTGATTCTCGTGGCCGGTAACCAGGCCCGAATGCCCGACGGTATTCTCGGGGGTATCAGAACCTTGACCGCCAACATCGTGCTGGAAATGGGTTATGCCACGGACCTGCACCGTGAATCCCTCATTGCCACCGGCGTGGTGCTGTTCATCTTTATCCTCATTATCAACCTGCTGTTTTCCATTCTCAAGAAGAGGGTTATCAAATGATCGGATACTATAAGCGTTCGCCCCTTTCGCTGTTCCTGAGAATCCTCGTGACCCTAGCTATTGCCATTACGGTTTGTTCCCTGGGGTTCCTGGTCCTCTATATATTGGTGAAGGGTATTCCTTTCTTGAAACCCTCCCTGTTTTCCCTGACCTATACTTCGGAGAACGTGTCTTTCCTGCCCTCCATCCTGAATACGGTTATCATCGTGTTAGGCTCCCTCCTGGTGGCAGGCCCCCTGGGAATCTGTGCCGCCATCTATACGGTGGAATACGCCCGTCGCGGAAACAAGATCGTGGGACTGGTGCGGCTCACTACCGAAACCCTTTCCGGAATCCCCTCCATTATCTACGGCCTTTTCGGAATGCTGTTCTTCGTGACCGCCCTGCACCTGGGATATTCCCTGGTCTCCGGTATCTTGACTATTTCCATCATGATTTTGCCCCTGGTCATGCGCACCACCGAAGAGGCCCTGCGGGCAGTTCCGGATAGCTATCGCGAAGGTTCCTACGGCCTCGGGGCAGGTAAGCTCCGTACCGTGTTGTCGGTAATCTTACCGGCGGCCGTTCCGGGAATCCTTGCAGGCGTAATCCTTGCGGTGGGCCGCGTGGTGGGGGAGACTGCCGCCCTTATCTATACGGCAGGTACGGTGGCGGATTTCCCCAAGGGAATATTCTCTTCGGGTAGGACCCTGTCTGTTCACATGTACGAACTTTCTCGAGAAGGTTTCCATACCGGCGAGGCCTACGCCACCTCGGTCATCCTCATTCTAGTGGTCCTTCTCATCAACTGGATTTCTAACAATTTTGCAAAGAAAATCGGGAAAACCTAATGACCCCTAACGAAAAAATTTCTATTCGCGGCATGGACCTGTACTACGGTAATTTCCATGCGCTGAAAGACGTGAACCTTAACATTATGCCCAACGAGATCATGGCCTTTATCGGGCCCTCCGGCTGCGGCAAGAGCACCCTGCTCAAGTCATTGAACCGTATGAACGATCTGGTGGAAGGTTGCAAGATTACGGGCCACATCCTCCTGGATGGTCAGGATATTTACGGGAAAATGGACCCCAACATTCTCCGGAAAAGGGTGGGCATGGTGTTCCAGAAACCCAATCCCTTCCCCATGAGCATCTACGACAATATCGCCTACGGCCCCAGGACCCACGGTATCCGCAACAAGGCGGAACTGGACGAAATCGTGGAAAATTCCTTGCGGAATTCCGGTGTGTGGGTCGAGTTGAAGGATCGCTTGAAAAAGAACGCTCTAGGCCTTTCCGGCGGTCAGCAGCAAAGGCTCTGCATTGCCCGTGCTCTGGCGGTTTCGCCGGAAGTGCTCCTGATGGATGAACCCACCAGCGCCTTGGACCCCATTTCCACCTCCATTATCGAGGACCTGGTTCTGGAACTCAAGAAGGACTACACTATCGTCATGGTGACCCATAACATGCAGCAGGCCACTCGCGTTTCCGACAGGACCGCCTTCTTCCTCTTGGGGGAAGTCATCGAAGTCAACAAGACAGAAACCCTGTTCTCGCTGCCCAAGGACAAGCGCACCGAGGACTACATTACCGGGAGATTTGGTTAATGAGAAACCGTTTTGATTCGCAACTGGAAGCCCTGAACAGGGGCATTATAGAAATGGGCGCCCTGGTGGAAGATTCCCTGAAGGCCTCCATCGACGCCTTGTTGGCCTTTGACCGCGAAACTGCCAAGAAGATTGTGGTGGGCGACAAGGAAATCGACCAGAAGATGAAGGAAATCGAGACCCTTTGCCTGCGGCTTTTGCTGAGTCAGCAGCCCGTAGCCCGGGACCTGCGCCTAATTTCGGCCTCCCTCAAGATGGTGGGGGACCTGGAACGCATTGGCGACCAGGCTGCAGATATTGCCGAAATCGTGGCGGAGTGTACAGACCTGGATGGGGCTCCCCTGAAACTGGCCGCCATTCCGCCCATGGGCATTGACGTGCTTAAGATGCTGGCCCAGAGTATCGATGCCTTTGTCCGTAAGGACTTGAAGCTGGCCAAGATTGTAATTGAAAGTGACGATGACGTGGATTTCCTTTTCCGCTCTGCCAAGCGTGAACTGGTGGAAACTATCAGGAAGACGGAAAGCGATGCCGAGAGCATTATCCATTCCATCATGATCGCTAAATACCTGGAACGCATCGGCGACCACGCCATGAACGTGGCCCAGTGGGCCATCTTTGCAGAAACCGGTACTCATCACGGTGTCAGCCTCTTGAACGGGGTCGACGATTTCGATGATAAGTAACTAGAAATATTATAAAACTGACTTTACCAGGGCCTGTTTATGGGTAGCCGTAGTTTC
It contains:
- the pstA gene encoding phosphate ABC transporter permease PstA translates to MIGYYKRSPLSLFLRILVTLAIAITVCSLGFLVLYILVKGIPFLKPSLFSLTYTSENVSFLPSILNTVIIVLGSLLVAGPLGICAAIYTVEYARRGNKIVGLVRLTTETLSGIPSIIYGLFGMLFFVTALHLGYSLVSGILTISIMILPLVMRTTEEALRAVPDSYREGSYGLGAGKLRTVLSVILPAAVPGILAGVILAVGRVVGETAALIYTAGTVADFPKGIFSSGRTLSVHMYELSREGFHTGEAYATSVILILVVLLINWISNNFAKKIGKT
- the pstC gene encoding phosphate ABC transporter permease subunit PstC, giving the protein MKLSLSNPFKERAASTIFLVSALASILFVALICVFLFANGVPAILKIGVPDFLFGKEWAPTDEPAVYGIFPMILGSLYVTLGALAIGVSVGLLSAIFLARFCSERLHRTLKPAVELLAGIPSVIYGFFGLVVIVPFVRQHFGGSGFSILTASILLGIMILPTIISVSEAALRAVPNSYYEGSLALGATHERSVFFTVLPAATSGIVAGIILGFGRAIGETMAVILVAGNQARMPDGILGGIRTLTANIVLEMGYATDLHRESLIATGVVLFIFILIINLLFSILKKRVIK
- a CDS encoding substrate-binding domain-containing protein yields the protein MKKMALTVCAISLAVMGITAACNGNNEEKNAEAPAAKQMDISVIAREAGSGTRDAFTELVGTLIKQNGKKKDNTTKEAITIDGTQGVMSSVAGNEYAIGYISLGSLNGSVKALDIDGFAPTKENIKAAKYPIARPFNIATKGKMNDAVKDFVDFILSADGQAIIEGNGYIGVSDGKKFQAKKLKGKIVIAGSSSVSPVMEKLKEAYMALNPEMEIEIQTNDSSSGMLAAKEGTCDIGMASRNLKPSELEALTPQTIARDGIAVIVNKQNQISNISLAKLRDIYTGLIRKWNDVK
- the pstB gene encoding phosphate ABC transporter ATP-binding protein PstB — its product is MTPNEKISIRGMDLYYGNFHALKDVNLNIMPNEIMAFIGPSGCGKSTLLKSLNRMNDLVEGCKITGHILLDGQDIYGKMDPNILRKRVGMVFQKPNPFPMSIYDNIAYGPRTHGIRNKAELDEIVENSLRNSGVWVELKDRLKKNALGLSGGQQQRLCIARALAVSPEVLLMDEPTSALDPISTSIIEDLVLELKKDYTIVMVTHNMQQATRVSDRTAFFLLGEVIEVNKTETLFSLPKDKRTEDYITGRFG
- the phoU gene encoding phosphate signaling complex protein PhoU; translated protein: MRNRFDSQLEALNRGIIEMGALVEDSLKASIDALLAFDRETAKKIVVGDKEIDQKMKEIETLCLRLLLSQQPVARDLRLISASLKMVGDLERIGDQAADIAEIVAECTDLDGAPLKLAAIPPMGIDVLKMLAQSIDAFVRKDLKLAKIVIESDDDVDFLFRSAKRELVETIRKTESDAESIIHSIMIAKYLERIGDHAMNVAQWAIFAETGTHHGVSLLNGVDDFDDK